CGCCGCGACCGCGCGCGGGCCCGCGCGGCCCGAACCGGAGAGAGCGCGCGGTGATACAACGGTGCCGCGATGACCTCCCCGCCCACACCGCGCGATCGCGCGACCGACAAGCGCGCCGCGATCCTCGACGCCGCCCTCGCCCTGTTCGCGGAGCGAGGCTTTCACGGCACGGCCGTGCCGGCGGTCGCCGAGCGGGCCGGCGTCGGCGCCGGCACGATCTACCGCTACTTTCCGAGCAAGGAGGCGCTGGTCAACGAGTTGTACCGCACGTGGAAACAGGAGATCGCGCGGCGCGTGATCGGCGCGCTGTCCGCGGACGCGCCCCCGCGCGCGCAGTTTCACGCGCTGTGGACCGCGATCGCACGGTTCGCTCGCCAGCACCCGACCGCGTTCGCGTTTCTCGAGCTGCACCACCACGCCGACTACCTCGACGCCGACAGCCGCCAAGTGGAAGATCGCGTCGTGGCCGCGGCGGTGGCCGTGATCGAACGCGCGCAGCGAGCGGGCGCCGTCCGGGCCGGTCCGCCGCTGCTGCTGCTGTTCGTCGTGTACGGCGCGCTCGTCGGGGCGGTGCGCGCCGAGGCCGAGGGCCGCATCCAGCTCACCGACGATCACCTCGCGGCCGCCGAGGACATGTGCTGGGCGGCCATCGCCGCGCCGAGCTGACCGGGCGCCCCGGGGCCGGCGCGCCCGGTGGTCGAAAACTCGCGCCGACGACGGACGCGTGTACGCTCGTTGCGTGCGCGAGTTTTTCCGAGCCGTCCACGACGTGCTGGACACGGAGCTGTTCACGCTGTCAGGCGTGCCCCTCACGGTGTCGTCGCTGCTGGCGTGCGCGCTGATCATCCTGATCGGCTTCGCACTCGCGCGCATCGCCGGCCGCGGCGTATTTCGGTCCGTCGTCAAGCGCGGGCGCGCCCCCGGCGTGGCCGCCGCGGTCGACCGCATCGTGCGCTACAGCATCTTCGCGACCGCGGTGTTCGTCGCGCTCGACACCATCGGGGTCAACCTGACGGCGCTGTTCGCCGGAGCGGGCGTGCTGCTCGTCGGCATCGGCTTCGGCCTGCAGAACATTGCCCAGAACTTCATCTCCGGCCTGATCGTGTTGCTGGAGCGGCCGGTCAAGGTCGGCGACTTCGTCAAGGCCGGCGAGGCCTACGGAGCGATCGAGCACATCGGCATGCGCGCCACCCGGGTCGTGACGCGCGACGCGACGACGATCCTGATCCCGAACAGCGAGCTGATCACCGCCCAGGTCGTGAACCTGTCCATCCCCACCCCTCAGGTCCGGCGCGAGGTGATGGTCGGCGTCGAATACGGCAGCGACACCG
Above is a genomic segment from Deltaproteobacteria bacterium containing:
- a CDS encoding TetR/AcrR family transcriptional regulator codes for the protein MTSPPTPRDRATDKRAAILDAALALFAERGFHGTAVPAVAERAGVGAGTIYRYFPSKEALVNELYRTWKQEIARRVIGALSADAPPRAQFHALWTAIARFARQHPTAFAFLELHHHADYLDADSRQVEDRVVAAAVAVIERAQRAGAVRAGPPLLLLFVVYGALVGAVRAEAEGRIQLTDDHLAAAEDMCWAAIAAPS